A genomic window from Artemia franciscana chromosome 14, ASM3288406v1, whole genome shotgun sequence includes:
- the LOC136035819 gene encoding uncharacterized protein LOC136035819 produces the protein MMLERLVFGFFLVCFSVGFCHLTDKSQRYIRNKEFGDIGSSQISSGQGYSSANAELAKRGVLQEPDVIRSKVKLMNILCTILAHLKMCNLPQPILVSAPESKAYKEMEEESLRLQPYPKTKSIIQQRQEKRNLDFEDGMGELTGHHANGVQPEGGRRFSRNYLAGNFFGLRGKKSNFFGLRGKRRETVLD, from the exons ATGATGTTGGAGCGACTGGTATTCGGATTCTTTTTAGTATGTTTTTCAGTTGGATTTTGCCACCTAACCGACAAGTCTCAACGCTATATAAGAAATAAG GAGTTTGGAGACATTGGTTCAAGCCAAATAAGCTCTGGCCAGGGATATTCATCTGCAAATGCTGAACTTGCAAAAAGAGGAGTTCTACAAGAACCAGATGTGATTCGTAGCAAAGTTAAGCTGATGAATATATTGTGTACAATTTTAGCGCATCTGAAAATGTGTAATTTGCCACAGCCGATTCTTGTAAGCGCTCCAGAATCTAAGGCCTACAAAGAAATG GAAGAAGAAAGTCTTAGATTGCAACCATACCCTAAAACTAAGTCAATAATACAGCAAAGACAGGAGAAGCGCAATTTGGATTTCGAAGATGGAATGGGTGAACTGACTGGACATCATGCCAATGGAGTTCAGCCCGAAGGAGGACGACGCTTTTCACGCAATTATCTAGCTGGAAATTTCTTCGGGTTAAGAGGAAAGAAAAGTAACTTTTTTGGACTTCGAGGAAAACGAAGAGAAACAGTTTTGGATTGA